From Chryseobacterium sp. H1D6B, a single genomic window includes:
- the smpB gene encoding SsrA-binding protein SmpB: MKIEKTVNIFNRRARFEYEILEEFEAGMVLTGTEIKSLRSSKASITESFCQFIDGELYIINMMIDEYKLGTFYNHKTKRERKLLLHKKELLKLEKKLKDAGNTVIPLKLYINDKGKAKVLIALGRGKKLFDKREAIKDRESKRNLDRILKKS, from the coding sequence ATGAAAATTGAAAAGACAGTTAATATATTTAATAGAAGAGCGAGATTTGAATATGAAATCCTTGAAGAGTTTGAAGCCGGAATGGTTCTTACAGGGACTGAAATAAAATCTTTGCGTTCTTCTAAAGCATCCATTACAGAATCGTTCTGTCAGTTTATTGATGGGGAATTATATATCATTAACATGATGATTGATGAGTATAAATTGGGGACTTTTTATAATCATAAAACAAAAAGGGAACGGAAATTGCTGTTGCACAAAAAAGAATTGTTAAAACTTGAAAAGAAGTTGAAGGATGCAGGAAACACAGTTATACCTTTAAAATTATATATAAACGATAAAGGGAAAGCAAAGGTGTTGATAGCATTGGGAAGAGGGAAAAAGCTTTTCGATAAAAGAGAGGCAATAAAAGATAGAGAAAGTAAACGAAACCTAGACAGAATATTAAAGAAAAGTTAA
- a CDS encoding OmpA family protein yields MKNLKLGISALALTVASTVFAQTTNNPWLIGVGAHAENHKAQQGNFSNTFSANNLTKTMFNMNNFSITPPLSKLTVARNIGKGLVIDWQTSVGNVENKRFNMGKEFMLMTGLGFQAKAAGLLWNEESWFDPYLRVGANYLRHDYTSLTFPRTDVNGNYVENGDGGNENGKANFFTVSTGAGANFWVTKNFGLGVQGDYVSTPGDKSNVANFWQASASLLFRFGNRDRDKDGILDKDDLCPDTPGLPEFQGCPDTDGDGVPDKDDQCPDVAGPVENNGCPWPDTDGDGVIDKDDACPTVAGPAENNGCPWPDTDGDGILDKDDACPTVPGLPEYNGCPKPKKQTAVEVENEFRNVYFDFNKSSIKAESKPALDKAADIIKKDGGHYLLEGRTDAKGSEVYNLKLSRERAASVVAALDARGVDANALKSVGVGKAKATVPATASDAERQADRKVVVTAIEDDAQWNTIAKKDYADAPVKKAVAKKKAPAKKATAKKKK; encoded by the coding sequence ATGAAAAATCTAAAATTAGGAATTTCAGCATTGGCGCTTACTGTAGCCTCTACTGTTTTCGCTCAGACTACCAACAATCCGTGGTTGATCGGAGTTGGTGCTCATGCGGAAAACCATAAAGCACAGCAGGGTAACTTCAGTAATACGTTCTCTGCTAATAATTTGACGAAGACGATGTTCAATATGAACAACTTCTCTATCACTCCTCCATTGTCTAAGCTTACTGTAGCTAGAAACATTGGTAAAGGATTGGTTATTGACTGGCAGACTTCTGTAGGAAATGTTGAGAATAAGAGATTCAACATGGGGAAAGAATTCATGTTAATGACTGGTCTTGGTTTCCAAGCTAAAGCAGCAGGGCTTTTATGGAACGAAGAGTCTTGGTTTGACCCTTACTTAAGAGTAGGTGCTAACTATTTAAGACATGATTATACTTCACTTACGTTCCCTAGAACAGACGTTAATGGAAATTATGTTGAAAATGGAGACGGTGGTAACGAAAATGGTAAAGCTAACTTCTTTACAGTTTCTACTGGTGCAGGTGCTAACTTCTGGGTAACTAAGAACTTCGGTCTTGGTGTTCAAGGAGATTATGTTTCAACTCCAGGTGATAAATCTAATGTTGCTAACTTCTGGCAGGCTTCTGCTTCATTATTATTCAGATTTGGTAACAGAGATAGAGATAAGGATGGTATCCTAGATAAAGATGATCTTTGTCCAGATACTCCAGGTTTACCAGAATTCCAAGGTTGTCCTGATACAGACGGTGATGGAGTTCCAGATAAAGACGATCAATGTCCAGACGTAGCTGGTCCAGTTGAAAATAACGGTTGTCCTTGGCCAGATACAGATGGTGACGGTGTTATCGATAAAGATGATGCTTGTCCTACAGTAGCAGGTCCTGCTGAAAACAACGGTTGTCCTTGGCCAGACACAGATGGTGACGGTATCTTAGATAAAGATGATGCTTGTCCTACAGTTCCTGGATTACCAGAATACAACGGATGTCCTAAGCCTAAGAAACAAACTGCTGTTGAAGTAGAAAACGAATTCAGAAATGTTTATTTCGATTTCAACAAATCTTCAATCAAAGCAGAATCTAAACCAGCTTTAGATAAAGCAGCTGACATCATTAAGAAAGATGGAGGTCACTATCTATTAGAAGGTAGAACAGATGCTAAAGGTTCTGAAGTTTACAACTTGAAGTTATCTAGAGAAAGAGCTGCTTCTGTAGTTGCTGCTTTAGATGCAAGAGGTGTTGACGCTAACGCTCTTAAATCTGTAGGAGTTGGTAAAGCTAAAGCTACAGTTCCAGCAACTGCTTCTGACGCTGAAAGACAAGCGGACAGAAAAGTAGTTGTAACTGCTATTGAGGACGATGCTCAATGGAATACAATCGCTAAGAAAGATTACGCTGATGCTCCAGTTAAGAAAGCAGTAGCTAAGAAAAAAGCTCCAGCTAAAAAAGCGACAGCTAAAAAGAAAAAATAA
- a CDS encoding YebC/PmpR family DNA-binding transcriptional regulator, giving the protein MGRAFEYRKASKMARWDKMAKTFSKIGKDIALAVKAGGPDVEANPALRRCIQNAKGANMPKDNVERAIKKASGADAENYEEITYEGYGQGGVAFFIECTTNNTTRTVANVRAIFNKFDGNLGKNGELAFIFDRKGIFNIDMSQIKMDWDDFEMEMIDGGAEEIDKDEEEVMITTAFEDFGSMSHKLDELGIEVKSAELQRIPNNTKEVTEEQFKVNMKMLDRFEEDDDVQNVYHNMEITDELLNSL; this is encoded by the coding sequence ATGGGAAGAGCGTTTGAATATAGAAAAGCTTCTAAAATGGCCCGTTGGGATAAAATGGCCAAGACTTTTTCTAAGATAGGTAAAGACATTGCACTAGCTGTAAAAGCAGGAGGGCCAGATGTAGAGGCTAATCCAGCCCTAAGAAGATGTATCCAGAATGCAAAAGGGGCAAACATGCCTAAAGATAATGTAGAAAGAGCAATCAAAAAAGCAAGCGGTGCAGATGCTGAAAACTATGAAGAGATTACTTATGAAGGATACGGCCAGGGAGGTGTTGCATTCTTCATAGAATGTACTACTAATAATACAACAAGGACTGTTGCTAACGTAAGAGCGATTTTCAATAAGTTTGATGGTAACCTTGGAAAGAATGGTGAATTAGCATTTATCTTCGACAGAAAAGGTATTTTTAATATTGATATGTCCCAGATTAAAATGGATTGGGATGATTTCGAAATGGAAATGATCGATGGCGGCGCTGAAGAAATAGATAAAGATGAAGAAGAAGTAATGATTACTACTGCTTTTGAAGATTTTGGTTCCATGTCACATAAGCTGGATGAATTAGGAATTGAGGTTAAAAGCGCAGAACTTCAAAGAATTCCTAATAATACTAAAGAAGTTACAGAAGAACAGTTCAAAGTAAATATGAAGATGCTTGACCGTTTCGAAGAGGATGATGACGTTCAAAACGTATATCACAATATGGAAATTACAGACGAATTATTAAACTCTCTGTAA
- a CDS encoding UDP-2,3-diacylglucosamine diphosphatase: MKRNVELVVISDVHLGTYGCKAKELLRYLNSIHPKTLVLNGDIIDIWQFKKSYFPKPHLKVIKKIISLATKSTDVYYITGNHDEMFRKFTDFQLGKLKVCNKLCLNINQKKTWIFHGDVFDASVQHSKWIAKLGGKGYDLLIVINNVVNWFLEKMGKEKYSFSKKIKNNVKKAVKYIGDFELTASELAIDNHYDYVICGHIHQPQIRTVSNKKGSCTYMNSGDWIENLSALEYNDNKWDIFYYDDHKHLLQDDETEEIQDMNSSELLKIVTNFS, from the coding sequence ATGAAAAGAAACGTAGAGTTAGTTGTTATTTCGGATGTTCATTTGGGAACTTATGGATGTAAGGCTAAAGAATTATTAAGATATCTTAATTCAATCCATCCCAAGACCTTGGTTTTGAATGGTGATATTATAGATATCTGGCAGTTCAAAAAGTCTTACTTCCCTAAACCTCATTTAAAGGTCATTAAGAAAATTATTTCACTGGCAACCAAAAGTACAGATGTTTACTACATTACAGGAAACCATGATGAAATGTTCAGAAAATTTACCGATTTTCAATTAGGTAAGCTTAAAGTATGCAATAAACTCTGTTTAAATATTAATCAAAAGAAGACGTGGATTTTCCATGGAGATGTATTTGATGCTTCAGTACAGCACTCTAAATGGATTGCTAAGCTCGGTGGAAAGGGGTATGACCTGCTGATTGTTATCAATAATGTGGTCAATTGGTTTTTAGAAAAGATGGGTAAAGAGAAATATTCATTTTCGAAAAAGATCAAGAATAATGTGAAAAAAGCTGTAAAATACATCGGCGATTTTGAACTCACAGCCTCCGAACTGGCTATTGACAATCACTACGATTATGTGATCTGCGGGCACATTCATCAGCCTCAAATACGCACTGTATCAAATAAAAAAGGTTCTTGTACTTATATGAATTCTGGAGACTGGATAGAAAATTTATCCGCTTTAGAGTATAATGATAATAAGTGGGATATTTTCTATTATGATGATCATAAGCATCTGCTCCAAGATGATGAGACTGAAGAAATTCAAGACATGAATAGTTCTGAGCTTTTAAAGATAGTAACCAATTTTTCCTAA
- a CDS encoding glycosyltransferase family protein → MKILYAFQGTGNGHVARAQEIIPILKKYASVETLISGHQSQLKADFDVNFQHRGISLLYNKTGGLSYRKTFSENKFLDAVKTIKEIELSQYDLIINDYEPLTGWACKLKKLPMIELSHQASMSFAETPKPEKKDFLGELILKYYVPSERKIGFHFENYHPQIKKPVIRRKIRKLNPDKKGYYLVYLPSFSDENIIKFLRQIPVEWKVFSKNSKLQIKVKNVEVFPIDETEYLKYFENCEGILCNAGFETPAEALFMDKKLFVIPIHNQYEQECNACALDKMGIDNSKTLKLDEIMEWVASDHHLKVNYPDNIEEILVNEVLIL, encoded by the coding sequence ATGAAGATTTTATACGCATTTCAAGGTACTGGGAACGGACATGTGGCAAGGGCACAGGAGATTATTCCTATTCTTAAAAAATATGCCTCAGTTGAAACTCTAATCAGCGGCCACCAGTCGCAGTTAAAGGCTGATTTTGACGTTAACTTTCAACACAGGGGTATTTCATTGCTGTATAATAAAACGGGAGGTTTATCTTATCGAAAAACGTTTTCGGAAAATAAGTTTCTTGATGCCGTAAAAACGATCAAAGAAATTGAGCTGTCTCAATACGATTTAATAATTAACGATTATGAACCATTGACAGGGTGGGCTTGTAAGCTGAAAAAACTGCCGATGATCGAATTGAGCCATCAAGCCTCAATGAGCTTCGCAGAAACGCCAAAACCTGAAAAGAAAGATTTCTTGGGAGAATTGATTTTAAAATATTATGTTCCAAGCGAAAGAAAAATAGGTTTTCATTTCGAAAATTACCATCCACAGATCAAAAAACCTGTTATCAGAAGAAAAATAAGAAAACTCAATCCTGATAAAAAGGGATATTATCTTGTTTATCTGCCAAGCTTCTCTGATGAAAATATCATTAAATTTTTAAGACAGATTCCTGTAGAATGGAAGGTTTTTTCAAAAAACAGTAAGCTACAGATAAAAGTAAAAAATGTTGAAGTCTTTCCAATTGATGAAACGGAATACTTGAAATATTTTGAAAACTGTGAAGGTATTTTATGTAATGCCGGTTTTGAAACTCCTGCAGAAGCACTTTTTATGGATAAAAAGCTTTTTGTTATTCCAATTCACAATCAATACGAGCAGGAATGTAATGCCTGTGCTTTGGATAAGATGGGAATTGATAACTCTAAAACGCTGAAATTAGATGAAATAATGGAGTGGGTAGCTTCTGATCATCACCTGAAAGTAAACTACCCGGATAATATAGAAGAGATCTTAGTGAATGAAGTGTTAATTCTTTAA
- a CDS encoding GNAT family N-acetyltransferase: MKFENNKSGNGGVLTLNNETKEVGRLTYTIFPDENKLIISFVLVHAEFEGRGMGKYLVEEAIKFARENNWKVYPHCSYARAVMTRMNDVDDIFLKN; encoded by the coding sequence ATGAAATTTGAAAACAATAAATCAGGAAACGGCGGTGTTCTTACCTTAAATAACGAAACCAAAGAGGTGGGAAGACTTACCTACACTATTTTCCCTGACGAGAATAAATTGATTATTTCTTTTGTTTTGGTTCATGCCGAATTTGAAGGCAGGGGGATGGGAAAATATCTCGTAGAAGAAGCCATAAAATTTGCAAGAGAAAACAATTGGAAAGTGTATCCGCACTGTTCTTATGCAAGAGCTGTAATGACGAGAATGAATGATGTAGATGATATCTTTTTAAAGAATTAA
- a CDS encoding RDD family protein, whose translation MSQIAINTSQNVNINFNTASVGERMLAFTIDLLIKVAYSVTILYLFFNLFDLGYILNGLDQWSVGAIYIMLLFPTFIYPLVLESLMEGQTPGKKAMKIRVVKIDGYQASFGDYLIRWVFRLIDTSFAGVIGLIAMIVSKNNQRLGDMASGTAVISLKNNINISHTILENIHVDYVPSFPQVIALSDNDMRIIKDNYTKALRVDDRQIINKLSEKIKGILKLEIDPTKLTERQFISIVIKDYNYYTGKDN comes from the coding sequence ATGTCTCAAATCGCGATTAATACTTCACAAAATGTAAATATTAATTTCAACACAGCGAGTGTTGGAGAAAGAATGCTTGCGTTTACAATTGATCTGCTGATAAAGGTTGCTTACAGTGTTACTATTCTTTATCTTTTTTTCAATCTTTTTGATTTGGGATATATTTTAAACGGTCTGGATCAATGGTCAGTCGGTGCAATTTATATCATGCTTCTTTTTCCTACTTTTATTTATCCTTTAGTTCTGGAAAGCCTTATGGAAGGACAGACTCCCGGTAAAAAAGCGATGAAAATCCGTGTTGTGAAAATTGACGGGTACCAGGCCAGCTTCGGTGATTATTTAATTCGATGGGTTTTCAGGCTGATTGACACTTCTTTCGCAGGAGTGATCGGCTTAATTGCTATGATTGTTTCGAAAAATAATCAGCGTCTGGGAGATATGGCTTCCGGAACGGCTGTAATCTCTCTAAAAAACAACATCAATATCTCTCATACTATTCTTGAAAATATCCACGTAGATTACGTTCCTTCTTTCCCTCAGGTAATTGCCTTAAGCGATAATGATATGAGAATTATTAAAGACAACTATACAAAAGCGCTTCGGGTGGACGACAGGCAGATCATCAATAAGCTTTCTGAGAAAATTAAAGGAATTTTAAAACTTGAAATTGATCCTACAAAATTGACGGAAAGACAATTTATCAGTATTGTCATCAAAGACTATAATTATTATACAGGGAAAGATAATTAG
- a CDS encoding stage II sporulation protein M, protein MREVYFIKQNKEKWLGIEQVIQGKMKKNPDDLSSLYINLTNDLAFAQTYYPKSNTTVYLNHLASQIFQKIYKTKRVEQNRILYFFKTEVPMLVFQYRRYLMYAFLFFILFTMMGVLSAIYDKDILTVTIPNGESYVNETISNIKKGNAVAVYQQGSTWGSTIGIIFNNIGVGAKLYLYGIFGGVGTLFALLSNSMMLGSFQYFFYDYGALKDSARGIWLHGVFEIFAMVVEAMCGLILGASILFPRTLSRFNSFKNGFKDSFKIFLSTIPFTICAGIIEGYITRHALKMPLLLNVIIIFGSLAVIGFYYFIYPSIVNKKLNNHINDAVL, encoded by the coding sequence ATGAGAGAAGTTTATTTCATCAAACAAAATAAAGAAAAATGGTTGGGAATTGAACAGGTTATTCAAGGGAAAATGAAAAAAAATCCTGATGACCTGTCTTCGCTGTATATTAATCTTACGAATGATCTTGCTTTTGCCCAGACATACTATCCGAAAAGTAATACAACTGTTTATCTCAATCATCTCGCTTCTCAAATATTTCAGAAGATCTATAAGACAAAAAGGGTAGAGCAGAACAGAATTCTGTATTTTTTCAAAACTGAAGTTCCCATGCTGGTATTTCAATACAGAAGGTATTTGATGTATGCTTTTCTGTTTTTTATTCTGTTTACGATGATGGGAGTTCTTTCTGCTATTTATGATAAAGATATTTTAACCGTTACGATTCCTAATGGTGAATCCTATGTAAATGAAACGATCTCAAATATTAAAAAAGGAAATGCAGTAGCTGTTTATCAGCAGGGATCTACTTGGGGCAGTACAATTGGAATAATTTTCAATAATATAGGAGTAGGAGCTAAATTGTATCTCTATGGGATTTTTGGAGGTGTAGGGACTTTGTTTGCATTGCTGTCAAATAGTATGATGCTCGGATCTTTCCAGTATTTTTTCTATGATTACGGAGCCTTGAAAGACAGCGCAAGAGGGATTTGGCTTCACGGCGTTTTTGAAATTTTTGCAATGGTCGTTGAAGCGATGTGCGGATTAATTTTAGGTGCATCCATCCTGTTTCCAAGAACGCTTTCAAGATTTAATTCTTTTAAAAATGGATTTAAAGATTCATTCAAGATATTTCTGAGTACCATTCCTTTTACAATCTGTGCAGGAATTATCGAAGGATATATTACAAGACATGCTTTAAAAATGCCTTTACTGCTGAATGTGATCATCATATTCGGCTCACTGGCGGTGATAGGATTTTATTATTTTATTTATCCTTCTATTGTCAATAAAAAACTTAATAACCACATAAATGATGCAGTTTTATAA
- a CDS encoding DUF4013 domain-containing protein: protein MMQFYKKRDFGTFISDSLSFFKLYGKNYFKNYILLNGLLMILLVVVCIFGYKELFMQAFGSNTSGESYYFEKYFEDNLGMLFVVGILTFLLFLLLMIVNYLYPVFYLRRLAQGQEKIKMDDILSDFKNNAKRIVFLCLGMVFIVTPLAMIVIGITSALIFIIIGIFLLLLVLPTLFNVVTFLMYDYFNSSRGFFESLSYSIRSQFSYANGRERSPYWKYWGAAIIIYIILYVITTVFTYVPMVFFYGSMFTTPHSGNFEQNPFNGAFGVAIFFIYGISMLVSFFLSNILYVNAGLMYYDSRTDLHQKVELAEIETIGINE from the coding sequence ATGATGCAGTTTTATAAAAAAAGAGATTTCGGAACTTTTATAAGCGACAGTCTTTCCTTTTTCAAATTATACGGTAAAAATTATTTCAAGAATTATATTTTGCTTAACGGACTTCTGATGATCTTATTGGTCGTGGTCTGTATTTTTGGGTATAAAGAACTTTTCATGCAGGCTTTCGGCTCTAATACAAGCGGCGAGAGCTATTATTTTGAAAAATATTTTGAAGATAATTTAGGAATGCTGTTCGTTGTCGGAATATTGACATTTTTGCTGTTCCTGCTTCTTATGATCGTTAATTATCTATATCCCGTTTTCTATCTAAGAAGACTGGCACAAGGTCAGGAAAAGATAAAGATGGATGATATTTTAAGTGATTTTAAGAACAATGCAAAAAGAATTGTATTTCTCTGCTTAGGAATGGTTTTTATTGTCACTCCATTAGCAATGATTGTTATAGGAATTACTTCTGCTTTGATATTTATTATCATAGGAATCTTTTTATTACTGCTTGTTCTTCCCACTTTATTTAATGTGGTAACCTTTTTAATGTATGATTATTTTAACAGCAGTAGAGGCTTTTTTGAAAGTTTAAGCTATTCCATAAGATCTCAGTTTTCTTATGCGAACGGCAGAGAAAGATCTCCTTATTGGAAATATTGGGGGGCAGCCATTATTATTTATATTATATTGTATGTGATCACTACTGTTTTTACATATGTTCCAATGGTGTTTTTTTACGGTTCAATGTTTACGACACCGCATAGCGGTAATTTTGAACAGAATCCTTTCAACGGAGCTTTTGGAGTTGCGATATTTTTTATCTACGGAATTTCAATGCTTGTATCATTTTTTCTTTCCAATATTCTCTACGTGAATGCGGGACTTATGTATTACGACAGCAGAACCGACCTTCATCAAAAAGTAGAACTTGCAGAAATAGAAACCATCGGTATTAATGAATAA
- a CDS encoding DUF4129 domain-containing protein: protein MNKFFIFLLIFFSAGCTYAQDKNDPTVAEEYIEDSLDTGHYKNMVRADSVLLQHPVSENTVHPKKFQEDLSSRYKGNEFDYSTSKPRESFWQKLQRKIAKIIQSIFGETSLETSANVTWIIIRLFAIILIGFLLYFIVKYLIGKNGNLFFGKKNRKMIINEEELHENIHEINFPESIAGFERTGDYRSAVRYQFLFVLKKLSDKKLISWNPEKTNKDYAAELKAPHLKNEFSNLSYIFDYVWYGEFSIDEQNYLKFKNQYQTFKP from the coding sequence ATGAATAAATTTTTTATTTTTTTACTGATATTTTTCTCAGCCGGATGTACATATGCTCAAGATAAAAATGATCCGACGGTTGCGGAAGAGTATATAGAAGATTCGCTGGACACCGGGCATTACAAAAATATGGTCCGGGCAGACTCTGTATTGTTGCAGCACCCAGTTTCTGAAAATACGGTTCATCCGAAAAAATTCCAGGAAGATCTTAGTTCAAGATATAAAGGAAACGAATTTGATTATTCCACTTCAAAACCAAGAGAGTCTTTCTGGCAGAAGCTTCAAAGAAAAATAGCTAAAATCATCCAGAGTATTTTCGGGGAGACAAGTTTAGAAACTTCCGCTAATGTTACATGGATCATTATCCGCCTGTTTGCAATCATTCTTATAGGTTTCCTGCTTTATTTTATTGTTAAATATCTGATAGGGAAAAACGGGAATTTATTTTTTGGAAAAAAGAACAGGAAAATGATCATCAATGAAGAAGAACTCCATGAAAATATCCATGAGATTAATTTTCCTGAAAGCATAGCCGGTTTTGAAAGAACAGGAGATTACCGGTCTGCCGTGCGGTATCAGTTCTTATTTGTTCTTAAAAAATTAAGTGACAAAAAACTTATAAGCTGGAACCCGGAAAAGACGAATAAAGATTATGCAGCAGAATTAAAAGCACCGCATTTAAAAAATGAATTTTCCAATCTTTCTTACATATTCGATTATGTCTGGTATGGAGAATTCAGTATTGACGAACAGAATTATCTGAAATTTAAAAATCAATATCAAACATTTAAACCGTAA
- a CDS encoding DUF4350 domain-containing protein, which translates to MNKTFKIYAVIFIIIMVILALLEVNKKEVTDWRKNFDVNEKSPFGLFVFNQEVKHLFKNNFKKVNQSPFEYYNKNKAAPHNILVVESKIDTESWNKILEAVSKGSDAMLIVDDIPKEVSDSIGYYDSEISFDEKNILKLTDKQYQNDFITLDKFPSGKGFSYIKPGVEVLGKTVEEDNSDQANFIKVKFGKGTIYVHSEPLFLTNYYLLKSGNIKYAQDIFSYLDDKETLWFVESHSSEASRFFMRFILSKPALKYAWWIFLGGLVLFIFFNAKRKQRIVPIIDPLRNTSVDFVKSIGNLYLQEGDFHDMMAKKAQYFLNKIRMDLLIDTQNLDDDFAKKLHLKTGKTMEMINEAIELIKKAQDPYAGVMKEDLMRMNRLLDEILK; encoded by the coding sequence ATGAATAAGACTTTCAAAATATATGCTGTAATTTTCATCATTATCATGGTGATTTTGGCATTGCTTGAAGTTAACAAAAAGGAAGTTACGGACTGGCGTAAAAATTTTGATGTTAATGAAAAATCTCCTTTCGGACTGTTTGTATTTAACCAGGAAGTAAAACATCTTTTTAAAAATAATTTTAAAAAAGTAAATCAGTCGCCGTTTGAATATTACAATAAAAATAAAGCAGCACCACATAATATCTTAGTGGTAGAAAGCAAAATAGATACAGAATCATGGAATAAGATACTTGAGGCAGTTTCTAAAGGTTCAGATGCGATGCTGATTGTAGACGATATTCCGAAAGAGGTTTCAGACAGTATCGGTTATTATGATTCTGAGATTTCTTTTGATGAAAAGAATATTTTAAAACTTACTGATAAACAATATCAGAATGATTTTATTACATTAGATAAATTCCCATCTGGGAAAGGATTCTCCTATATTAAACCTGGAGTTGAAGTTCTTGGGAAGACAGTGGAAGAAGACAATTCAGACCAGGCGAATTTTATTAAAGTTAAATTTGGAAAAGGAACTATTTACGTTCATAGCGAACCGCTTTTCCTTACCAACTACTATCTGCTGAAATCCGGCAATATAAAATATGCACAGGATATTTTTTCCTATTTGGATGATAAAGAGACGCTTTGGTTTGTAGAAAGTCATTCTTCAGAAGCTTCAAGATTCTTTATGAGGTTTATCTTGTCAAAACCTGCATTGAAATATGCATGGTGGATATTTTTAGGAGGGCTTGTTCTGTTTATTTTCTTCAATGCAAAAAGAAAACAGCGTATCGTACCTATTATTGATCCTTTGAGAAACACCTCGGTAGATTTTGTCAAAAGTATCGGAAATCTGTATCTTCAGGAAGGCGATTTTCACGATATGATGGCAAAGAAAGCCCAATATTTTCTGAATAAAATAAGAATGGACCTTCTCATTGATACCCAAAATTTAGATGATGACTTTGCTAAAAAACTTCACCTAAAAACAGGAAAAACAATGGAGATGATTAATGAAGCTATAGAGCTTATTAAAAAAGCCCAGGATCCCTATGCAGGCGTAATGAAAGAAGATCTTATGAGAATGAACAGGCTGCTGGATGAAATTTTAAAATAA
- a CDS encoding MoxR family ATPase, with translation MENLENSENQNPINLDKKEGEFESRIDMMELRESLGRVKSEIAKVIVGQENMIEHLLAALLSNGHVLIEGVPGVAKTITAKLLAKTIDVDFSRIQFTPDLMPSDILGTSIFNVRNSEFEFKKGPIFSNFILIDEINRSPAKTQAALFEVMEERQITMDGIRYILDEPFLVVATQNPIEHEGTYRLPEAQLDRFLFKINVGYPNLEQEIAIIKNQHESKREDKTEVVHRVITAQQLKNYQKLVKEIIVEAQLMEYIAKIIVNTRENQFLYLGASPRASLALLTASKSFAALRGRDFVTPEDIKEASYAVLRHRVIVSPEREMEGLTADEIIRQILEGIEIPR, from the coding sequence ATGGAAAACCTAGAAAATTCTGAAAATCAAAACCCAATAAACCTTGATAAAAAAGAAGGAGAATTTGAGTCTAGAATTGACATGATGGAACTTCGTGAAAGTTTAGGCAGAGTAAAATCTGAAATTGCAAAAGTCATTGTAGGACAGGAAAACATGATCGAACATCTTTTGGCAGCACTTTTGTCAAACGGACACGTTTTAATTGAAGGTGTTCCGGGCGTTGCTAAAACGATTACGGCAAAATTACTGGCAAAGACGATCGATGTAGATTTCAGCAGAATCCAGTTTACGCCGGATCTAATGCCTTCTGATATTTTAGGAACATCAATTTTCAATGTGAGAAATTCTGAATTTGAATTTAAAAAAGGACCTATTTTCTCTAATTTTATTTTGATTGACGAGATCAACAGGTCTCCTGCAAAAACTCAGGCTGCATTGTTTGAAGTAATGGAAGAGAGACAGATCACAATGGACGGTATCCGCTATATACTGGATGAGCCGTTTTTAGTGGTGGCTACCCAGAACCCGATTGAGCATGAAGGAACTTATAGGCTTCCAGAAGCACAGCTGGATCGTTTTCTCTTCAAGATCAACGTAGGATATCCGAATCTTGAGCAGGAAATTGCCATTATCAAAAACCAGCACGAAAGCAAAAGAGAAGATAAAACAGAAGTTGTCCACCGTGTCATTACAGCACAGCAGCTTAAAAATTATCAGAAACTGGTAAAAGAAATCATTGTTGAGGCTCAGCTGATGGAATACATTGCTAAAATCATTGTAAACACCAGAGAAAATCAATTCTTGTACTTAGGAGCTTCGCCGAGAGCAAGTCTAGCGCTTCTTACCGCTTCAAAATCTTTTGCAGCATTGAGAGGAAGGGATTTTGTAACTCCGGAAGATATTAAAGAAGCAAGTTATGCAGTTTTAAGACACAGAGTAATCGTTTCGCCGGAAAGAGAAATGGAAGGCCTGACTGCAGATGAAATTATCCGCCAGATATTGGAGGGGATAGAAATTCCTAGATAG